The DNA segment ATGAAACGCTTACCAAAACAGTCACGTTGAAAAGACAACAGATGGTTTGCAGAGAGGAAGTGAGACCAAAACGATGAGAGAAGACGCGAAAGAGTTCACAGAGAGGGGAGAGAAGTGAGACCAGAACAATAACAAGGTTCTTCTGCTCCCCTGATTGCTGTGGAATACAAGGAAGTCAAGGCCACGATCTTCACACTGAGTCTTTCTTGTAGCTTGATTCAGGAGCTATCAGTTCTAATATGTACATGAAGGGAACACTCAAAAGTAGTCAATATGCTGAGGGATGTGGTATGGTTCATCCCTGACTTTCTTGCTTAGCATTTGAGCTGCTACCGGACCTCTGCTCCGACTCCGAGCTCTCCTTGAGTCTCCGGGAACCTCAGGTGGCCTCACTGACCTGATGAGAGCCCAATTCACACCCTTGAAGAACACATGCCTTTTGATCTGGGCAGAGCCCTTCGCGCTTCCGATCCTCTTCTTGGGGTTCTTCACCAGGAGCTTGCTTATGAGATCTTGCGCTCTGAGCAACTCATCCAGCTCCTTGCCTGTTGCTGCCGCCACGGGAAACGAAAGCGGCGCCTTGATGATGTTGACGAGGGTCCTCTCGTTGTCCTCGCCTTTGAACGGCGTCATGCCGTGGATCATCTCGTAGAGGAACACCCCGAGCGCCCACCAGTCGACGGCGCTTCCATGGCCGGCGCCGGAGATCACCTCGGGCGCGAGGTACTCGTGCGTCCCGACGAACGACTTCGACCGCGCGGTGATGGGCTCGGCGACGAGTTCCGGGTCGAGCTCTTCCTGATCATCCAAGTCATCTTCCTCGGGCGTCTTCGGCTTCCTGTCGTGCTTGTTGGCGCCACGGCCGTAGAAGCAGGCCAGCACCGGCTGCATGGGCGGCACGCAGGACGAGCCGGAGCCCTTCGCGTTCCTCGCCACGGGCTTGCCGCTGAGTCTTTGCGTCATGAGCTTGGGGACGACGTCGCACTTGAGGGAGAGGTCAAAGTCGGAGATCATTATGTGGCCGTCGTCCCTCACGAGCACGTTCTCCGGCTTCAGGTCTCTGTAGACCACGCCCATCATGTGGAGGTACTCCAACGCCAAGAGGATCTCGGCGGCGTAAAACCTGCGTAATAGCCATGCGTACATCTCGTCAGAACCTCGCAGTCAGACTACAACGATTGGAGATCGAGACAAAGGGGTTGGAGCGTTACTTGGCAGAGGAGATTGTGAAGCGGCGGCCGGGCTGGCGCTGGCGGACGACGTGCAGGTCGCCGCCGGGGCAGAACTCCATGAGGAGGCATGAGTAGTGAGCGGCGTCGAAGTCGGCGTACAGGGTGGGGAGGAAGGGGTGGTCAAGCGTGCGGAGGATCTCCTTCTCGGTCTCCGCACGCTGGAGCTTCTTGCGGAAAGCGAGCGCCTCCCGGTCGACCACCTTCATGGCGTAGAGGCAGCCCGGGAAGCGGGGGTCGCGGAGCCGGCAAAGATAGACGTTGCCGAGGTCGCCGCTCCCGAGGCGACGCACGAGGCGGAAGTGCTCAAGGAGGACGCTGCCAGAGGCGGCGCGGAGACGCTGGATGGCCTCCCACTCGGCCTGATTCGCCTTGTGGGGCTTCAACTGCTGCTGCTGGCCTCCACCGCGGCAGGAGCGGGCGGAGATGGAGCTGGAAGTGCCGAAGCTGATGTCGCTAATCCAGCTCCGGCGAGATTCGAGGGCAGTGCTAAGGGAAGAGCAGCTGCTGTCGTGGTCGGAGTCGTCTCGGCCGGCGGTGACTGCCATGGGCTGGCTCGTTCGACTTTTCGCGTGCAGGAAGCGGGCTTCTAGCTCATCAAGGTCTCCCCTTACACCCACATAATATCACCGAGTATATTTATACTAAGAACAGTTATAGCGGGAAGCATTCCGATTTTTAGACTTAaacaatttatattaaaattttataattataaaaataaaatatttaactctatttattataatatcatcAATTTAACCAACGAAATATATCacacatataaaaataataaacaaaaatataattttaatatctcaattgCATATTCAGTGGTGACGGACAACGATATCGTTAGAGGCCGCGGGTGACTGTTATGGATAAAGAGAGAAAGCAATGATGAGAGATGAGGCaaaaaggagagaagaaagatgACAACGAAGATATCAATGTGTGTATTTACGTCGGTGCCGACAGACGTCGTCGAACAACCGTGTCGGTGTCGATACAGATGTAGATGTAAAGCAATATTATTCTGCATCTGCGTCAACACTAACAACAATATGGGGAAGGACGACATCACTTTATATCTATATCAGTGTTACTCTGCTCGACATTGACACAGATGTAGAGCAGTAGAAGGGCCACTCGACATATGCATCAGTGTCAACGCAGATGCAAATGCAGAGCGTCGCTGACAATGATGCGAGGAAGAGCAATGTCCCTCTACATCTACATCAATGTCGCTCTGTATTTAAGTTGACGCCAACAACAATGCGAGGAAGGGCAGTGCCCATCCTTCTTACCCCCTTCCTCGATCCCtcattcttcttccccctttctacGCTTAACAAGCGCAAGAGGGAAGAATGATAAGTGATACAAAGGGGAAGAAGGATGATCGATGCTCAACATAATCGCATCATCACTCGTCCTTTTTCCCCCCTTGCGCATGCCAAGCGACAAAAAAGCGAAGAAGAATTTCTCGCATCGTTATCGACATCAACGTAAATGCAAAGTGACACCGATGCATATGCTGAGCATCGACATCTACATTGTCCActtccttcttcttccctctGTTGCTCGCCCTCCTCAtcctccttcccctacaagaagccACAAAAATCCCCGACATTCTCATTGACTAAAACCACAATAGCTATTGGTAGCTCCCAACAACATCGTCATCCATCATCACCGAAAATATAAttagaacattaaaattatatttttgtcatTCTAACATCatttaggataaataaaattaaatattttatttttataactataaggATTCCAACATAAATATAacgaatatatttataataagaaCAAGTTATGCCATACTGCAAAGAAGTTGAGCACCACATAATTAGGTTCTAAAGTTGAAACGACCACGATACCTAATTAAATACGATTGATTTTTGAATATAATCCAAAAAAAACATTATAGATATTCTTCCTGCATCCATCCCACCGTAGGAAGACACTCCAGACACAGTATGACAACCCATAAATAAAATAGCAAGCAATGATAGAGAGAATAATTTAGTGTCAACTAAGCTTTATATTTTTGCCATTCATTGAGGTGTAGGATTGAATTGTAATCATGGGCGGCTCCAGATCAAACAAGTGGAGAGTTGTTTATGTTCCTCTTCACTTTCCATTTGCACCAGAATGATCATGCCCGGTGTTTCTGTGTGCACAAGAAACAGTCACCGAACATGAAGTCTCATACTCAGCTCAGATATTCATGAAAGGATCGACACCGGAGATGCATTGTAAAAGTTCAAATCTCAGAAAGCATATTTCACCATGTATTTTTCCAAGCCAATAAAGAAAATTAAGTTATCAGCATCAACCAGTATCCGAA comes from the Musa acuminata AAA Group cultivar baxijiao chromosome BXJ1-10, Cavendish_Baxijiao_AAA, whole genome shotgun sequence genome and includes:
- the LOC103969350 gene encoding protein kinase PINOID 2-like — its product is MAVTAGRDDSDHDSSCSSLSTALESRRSWISDISFGTSSSISARSCRGGGQQQQLKPHKANQAEWEAIQRLRAASGSVLLEHFRLVRRLGSGDLGNVYLCRLRDPRFPGCLYAMKVVDREALAFRKKLQRAETEKEILRTLDHPFLPTLYADFDAAHYSCLLMEFCPGGDLHVVRQRQPGRRFTISSAKFYAAEILLALEYLHMMGVVYRDLKPENVLVRDDGHIMISDFDLSLKCDVVPKLMTQRLSGKPVARNAKGSGSSCVPPMQPVLACFYGRGANKHDRKPKTPEEDDLDDQEELDPELVAEPITARSKSFVGTHEYLAPEVISGAGHGSAVDWWALGVFLYEMIHGMTPFKGEDNERTLVNIIKAPLSFPVAAATGKELDELLRAQDLISKLLVKNPKKRIGSAKGSAQIKRHVFFKGVNWALIRSVRPPEVPGDSRRARSRSRGPVAAQMLSKKVRDEPYHIPQHIDYF